The Salinibaculum sp. SYNS191 genome has a window encoding:
- a CDS encoding glutamate--tRNA ligase: MDDDIREQAEQAAEVNALFNALKHDSDAQVGAIMGPLMGENPAFREYGDEIAGVIAPVVERVNGMDAAEKRERLGELAPEKVEELDAEDEEDEHDLPDLPNADEYDEIRMRVAPNPNGPWHIGHARMPAVIGTYKERYDGWMLCRFDDTDPETKRPDLDAYDAILDAIDYLGFEPDEVIRASDRVETYYEHARNLIDAGGAYTCSCPGDEFSDLKNNAEACPHRDKDAETVHEEFDAMVAGEYDAGEMVLRVKTDITHKNPALRDWVAFRMIDTPHPREAASEYRCWPMLDFQSGVDDHLTGVTHIIRGIDLQDSAKRQRFVYDYFDWEYPEVMHWGKVQVEGYDVAMSTSTILEKIEAGELDGWDDPRAPTIASLRRRGIRGEAIVQSMVELGTSTSNVDLALSSIYSHNRDLVDEETDRAFLVRDDPDHGGGVVERQVLGGPDTAEVPVHPEHEDRGVREIPVEGGVLLEGDDLPNHGERVWLKGFGCVQETRDTLQYVDADLDVTREEGVPIVHWVPAGDNVRTRLRTMDGDVSGYAEPGVSEYDVDDLLQFERVCFARIDSDPDGEMVAYFAHP, encoded by the coding sequence ATGGACGACGACATTCGCGAGCAGGCCGAACAGGCCGCGGAGGTGAACGCGCTGTTCAACGCGCTGAAACACGACAGCGACGCCCAGGTGGGTGCCATCATGGGCCCGCTGATGGGCGAGAACCCCGCGTTCCGCGAGTACGGCGACGAGATAGCGGGCGTCATCGCCCCCGTCGTCGAACGGGTCAACGGCATGGACGCCGCCGAGAAACGCGAGCGCCTGGGAGAACTCGCTCCCGAGAAGGTCGAGGAACTCGACGCGGAGGACGAGGAGGACGAACACGACCTGCCCGACCTGCCCAACGCCGACGAGTACGACGAGATTCGCATGCGCGTCGCGCCCAACCCCAACGGCCCCTGGCACATCGGTCACGCGCGGATGCCGGCCGTCATCGGGACCTACAAGGAGCGGTACGACGGGTGGATGCTCTGCCGGTTCGACGACACCGACCCCGAGACCAAGCGCCCGGACCTGGACGCCTACGACGCCATCCTCGACGCCATCGACTACCTCGGCTTCGAACCGGACGAGGTCATCCGGGCCAGCGACCGCGTGGAGACCTACTACGAACACGCCCGGAACCTCATCGACGCTGGCGGGGCCTACACCTGCTCCTGTCCCGGCGACGAGTTCTCCGACCTGAAAAACAACGCCGAAGCCTGCCCCCACCGCGACAAGGACGCCGAGACGGTCCACGAGGAGTTCGACGCGATGGTCGCCGGCGAGTACGACGCCGGCGAGATGGTGCTGCGCGTCAAGACCGACATCACGCACAAGAACCCCGCGCTGCGGGACTGGGTGGCGTTCCGGATGATAGACACGCCCCACCCGCGCGAGGCGGCCAGCGAGTACCGCTGCTGGCCGATGCTCGACTTCCAGAGCGGGGTCGACGACCACCTCACCGGCGTCACGCACATCATCCGCGGCATCGACCTGCAGGACTCGGCGAAGCGCCAGCGGTTCGTCTACGACTACTTCGACTGGGAGTACCCCGAGGTCATGCACTGGGGGAAGGTCCAGGTCGAGGGGTACGACGTGGCGATGAGCACCTCCACGATACTGGAGAAAATCGAGGCCGGCGAACTCGACGGCTGGGACGACCCGCGCGCACCGACCATCGCGAGCCTCCGCCGGCGGGGCATCCGCGGCGAGGCCATCGTCCAGTCGATGGTCGAACTCGGCACCTCGACGTCGAACGTCGACCTCGCGCTCTCGTCTATCTACTCGCACAACCGCGACCTGGTGGACGAGGAGACCGACCGCGCGTTCCTGGTGCGCGACGACCCCGACCACGGCGGCGGAGTCGTCGAGCGCCAGGTCCTGGGCGGGCCCGACACCGCGGAGGTGCCGGTCCACCCCGAGCACGAGGACCGCGGCGTCCGCGAGATACCGGTCGAGGGCGGCGTCCTGCTGGAGGGCGACGACCTGCCGAACCACGGCGAGCGCGTCTGGCTGAAGGGCTTCGGCTGCGTGCAGGAGACCCGCGACACGCTCCAGTACGTCGACGCGGACCTCGACGTGACGCGCGAGGAGGGGGTCCCAATCGTCCACTGGGTGCCCGCCGGCGACAACGTCCGGACGCGCCTGCGGACCATGGACGGCGACGTGTCCGGGTACGCCGAACCCGGTGTGAGCGAGTACGACGTCGACGACCTGCTGCAGTTCGAGCGCGTCTGCTTCGCGCGCATCGACAGTGACCCCGACGGTGAGATGGTCGCGTACTTCGCGCACCCCTGA
- a CDS encoding 4Fe-4S dicluster domain-containing protein translates to MAIDPEFEETYEEVDRHEGHRVWTPDGDDPTTEKQGIHGTHVAVDFDICLADGACLEDCPVDVFEWVDTPGHPESEIKADPAHEDQCIDCMLCVDVCPVDAIDVDPSRAGRI, encoded by the coding sequence ATGGCAATCGACCCAGAGTTCGAGGAGACCTACGAGGAAGTCGACCGGCACGAGGGCCACCGCGTCTGGACGCCGGACGGCGACGACCCCACGACAGAGAAACAGGGCATCCACGGCACCCACGTGGCCGTCGACTTCGACATCTGTCTGGCTGACGGCGCCTGTCTCGAGGACTGTCCCGTCGACGTCTTCGAGTGGGTCGACACCCCCGGTCACCCCGAGAGCGAGATTAAAGCTGACCCAGCGCACGAGGACCAGTGCATCGACTGCATGCTCTGTGTCGACGTCTGCCCCGTCGACGCCATCGACGTCGACCCCAGCCGCGCCGGCCGCATCTGA
- a CDS encoding electron transfer flavoprotein subunit beta/FixA family protein has translation MRSVVLTKGVPDFREGQVSFDEDGHLERGKTPTVMNPNDKHALRAALQTKVRQGGNVSLMSMGPPGYAEILQEGMKDVYADDLYLLSDREMGAADTWATAMTVATGLEEMEENPDLLFAGFKTADGETGHTGPQTEWCLNINDEMPDYPLITHVIAMDVDQEEGVVRTKRLVEGDISEIETVETELPAFIVVDPEFEPTYRKADHRLRHKDFRAETQERAAEFGEYLADGSDKEMTDWDRFTMWNHADLNLDPDFIGLSGSPTIVSGVDPIPKAPSEREAQHIQPDDDEGMSDVLEEMQPFVAGD, from the coding sequence ATGCGAAGCGTCGTACTGACGAAGGGAGTTCCGGACTTTCGGGAAGGACAGGTGTCGTTCGACGAGGACGGTCACCTCGAGCGTGGGAAGACGCCCACCGTGATGAACCCGAACGACAAACACGCACTCCGTGCGGCACTCCAGACCAAAGTCAGACAGGGCGGCAACGTATCGTTGATGAGCATGGGTCCACCCGGCTACGCCGAAATCCTCCAGGAGGGGATGAAAGACGTCTACGCCGACGACCTCTACCTGCTATCGGACCGCGAAATGGGCGCGGCCGACACCTGGGCGACGGCAATGACCGTGGCGACAGGCCTCGAAGAGATGGAGGAAAACCCCGACCTGCTATTTGCGGGCTTCAAGACGGCAGACGGTGAGACGGGCCACACCGGCCCACAGACCGAGTGGTGTCTCAACATCAACGACGAGATGCCCGACTACCCCCTCATCACCCACGTCATCGCCATGGACGTCGACCAGGAGGAGGGCGTCGTGCGCACCAAACGCCTCGTCGAAGGCGACATCTCCGAAATCGAGACGGTGGAGACAGAACTGCCGGCGTTCATCGTGGTCGACCCCGAGTTCGAACCCACATACAGGAAGGCCGACCACCGCCTGCGCCACAAGGACTTCCGCGCGGAAACCCAGGAGCGCGCCGCGGAGTTCGGCGAGTACCTGGCGGACGGCTCGGACAAAGAGATGACCGACTGGGACCGCTTCACCATGTGGAACCACGCGGACTTGAACCTCGACCCCGACTTCATCGGCCTGTCGGGGTCGCCGACCATCGTCTCGGGTGTCGACCCGATTCCGAAAGCCCCCTCCGAGCGCGAAGCCCAGCACATCCAACCCGACGACGACGAGGGGATGAGCGACGTGCTCGAAGAAATGCAACCGTTCGTGGCGGGTGATTAA
- a CDS encoding VOC family protein gives MDVIHVCLNVSDADEIAQWYRDELGFEDSWEFTSEDGETRNVYVADGNGFELQLSDTEGEDDFENGTAWDHLAVKVDDVDAAFEEIDNHGVVSEPADQPAAGARTAFIEDPDGHVVELVEPQD, from the coding sequence ATGGACGTCATCCACGTCTGTCTGAACGTCTCGGACGCCGACGAAATCGCACAGTGGTACAGGGACGAACTCGGCTTCGAGGACTCCTGGGAGTTCACCAGCGAAGACGGCGAGACCCGCAACGTCTACGTCGCCGACGGCAACGGCTTCGAGCTCCAGCTCTCGGACACCGAGGGCGAGGACGACTTCGAGAACGGCACGGCATGGGACCACCTCGCCGTGAAGGTCGACGACGTCGACGCAGCCTTCGAGGAGATCGACAACCACGGCGTCGTCTCGGAGCCGGCCGACCAGCCGGCCGCGGGCGCGCGGACCGCGTTCATCGAGGACCCGGACGGGCACGTGGTCGAACTGGTCGAACCGCAGGACTGA
- a CDS encoding cryptochrome/photolyase family protein encodes MRLHWHRRDLRVADNLALAAVDDETVPVFVFDGDVLDNGAPPRVAFMLDALRSLRESYRERGSDLVVAHGDPVSVIPDLADDFDADLVTWGKDYSGLARERDTAVRQALADAGVDRVAVHDAVHHEPGSITTNAGDPYKVFTYFSKKWHDRPKADPTEPPAADDLADVSGDSLPTLADLGFDDPEADVPPAGTEVARGLLTDFCGGDIYRYGERRDYPADDCTSHLSPHLKYGTIGIREVYEETEAAKLDADGEDERESVFEFQDQLAWREFYTQVLWDKPGVVTQNYKEYEHPIRWNDDPEGLQAWKDGETGYPIVDAGMRQLREEAYMHNRVRMIVASFLTKDLLVDWRAGYDWFREKLVDHDTANDNGGWQWAASTGTDAQPYFRIFNPMTQGERFDPDAEYIRRYVPELEGVPAETIHSWHELDIGTRNMHAPDYPAPIVDHSERREEAIEMFETARGDD; translated from the coding sequence ATGCGCCTCCACTGGCACCGCAGGGACCTCCGGGTCGCGGACAACCTCGCGCTGGCAGCCGTCGACGACGAGACGGTTCCGGTCTTCGTCTTCGACGGGGACGTCCTCGACAACGGGGCACCGCCCCGCGTCGCGTTCATGCTCGACGCGCTCCGGTCGCTCCGGGAGTCGTACCGCGAGCGCGGCAGCGACCTGGTAGTCGCTCACGGCGACCCCGTGTCCGTCATTCCCGACCTGGCCGACGATTTCGACGCCGACCTCGTGACCTGGGGCAAGGACTACTCGGGGCTGGCCCGCGAGCGCGACACAGCGGTCAGGCAAGCGCTCGCCGACGCCGGCGTCGACCGGGTGGCCGTCCACGACGCCGTCCACCACGAACCCGGGTCGATTACGACGAACGCCGGCGACCCGTACAAGGTGTTCACCTACTTCTCGAAGAAGTGGCACGACCGGCCGAAAGCGGACCCGACAGAGCCACCGGCCGCCGACGACCTGGCCGACGTCTCCGGCGACTCGCTGCCGACGCTGGCCGACCTGGGCTTCGACGACCCCGAAGCGGACGTTCCACCCGCGGGAACCGAGGTCGCACGCGGCCTGCTGACCGACTTCTGCGGCGGCGACATCTACCGCTACGGCGAGCGCCGGGACTACCCCGCCGACGATTGCACGAGCCACCTCTCGCCGCATCTGAAGTACGGGACAATCGGCATCCGCGAGGTCTACGAGGAGACCGAGGCCGCGAAACTCGACGCTGACGGCGAGGACGAGCGCGAGTCCGTCTTCGAGTTCCAGGACCAGCTCGCCTGGCGAGAGTTCTACACGCAGGTGCTGTGGGACAAGCCTGGGGTGGTCACGCAGAACTACAAGGAGTACGAGCACCCGATTCGGTGGAACGACGACCCCGAAGGGTTGCAGGCCTGGAAGGACGGCGAGACGGGTTATCCCATCGTCGACGCCGGGATGCGACAGCTCCGCGAGGAGGCGTACATGCACAACCGCGTCCGCATGATAGTCGCCTCGTTCCTGACGAAGGACCTGCTCGTCGACTGGCGGGCGGGCTACGACTGGTTCCGCGAGAAACTGGTCGACCACGACACCGCAAACGACAACGGCGGCTGGCAGTGGGCGGCGTCGACGGGGACCGACGCCCAGCCGTACTTCCGCATCTTCAACCCGATGACACAGGGCGAACGCTTCGACCCCGACGCCGAGTACATCAGGCGATACGTCCCGGAACTGGAGGGGGTGCCAGCCGAGACGATTCACTCGTGGCACGAACTCGACATCGGAACCCGCAACATGCACGCGCCGGACTATCCCGCCCCCATCGTCGATCACAGCGAGCGCCGCGAGGAGGCTATCGAAATGTTCGAGACAGCGAGGGGCGACGACTGA
- a CDS encoding FAD-binding and (Fe-S)-binding domain-containing protein codes for MGIQEGDTPIRPADPPGTPGDHARDPGATVAEYVDLASDLRGAVDGDVRFDEYAQILYATDGSIYQARPAGVVYPKDVEDVQNAVEVATAHEVPLMPRGAGSSLGGQTVGPGCVVLDMSRHMDGLLDVDPDAQRARIQPGLVQDDLDDRLAEHGLKFAPDPASSNRSTVGGGIGNNSTGAHSVRYGITDAYTEEVKAVLSDGSMLHARPVVLDSDEYEDIVSKDDREAEIYETVRALVEENEEEIEARYPELKRRVSGYNLDRVVYENDEGEEVINLAKLYVGSEGTLGVMVEATVGLVTVPEKTALALYCFDDLVDAMEAVPEALEFDVSAVELMDDEVFRLALESDGYAEYAEPIPDGAAAALMLEYDSELHDDFEAAIAETNDYFVDNGDAFDVLEAYTEEDQADMWKLRKAAIPLLMSLEGDPKPYPFIEDATVPPEELAEYVMEFEEVLEDHDTSAAYFAHAGSGTLHIRPILNLKTENDIEKMHSITEDVTDLVLDHHGAFSGEHGDGMARTEFNPKMYGEDLWGAFKEIKTTFDPEWDMHPGNVVYRESPEDIGPDNDRGVGADNRENLRYGADYQSLEPQTTLDFDDEGGFSHLVELCNGCGTCRQHGSDTMCPTFRASREEIQATRGRANMLRAAISGELPEEEIYSDRFQEEVLDLCVGCKGCKSDCPTGVDMAKLKAEVKHKYHQEEGTSLRSRLFANIDLVSRVGSMLAPVSNWAQELPGSDAIAEKLGIAPERSLPHFASTTLEDWFDDRRTTVSAESAEDKVVLFPDTYTNYSYPEPGKAAVEVLEAAGIHVEIPEDAVPTGRAAFSMGKLDRAHDRAKRNVQVLLPYIEDGYSVVFVEPSDAVMLQDEYLDLLDGKAAERVGANAYGVSEYLHTHRVYDELTFADTGEFLTYHGHCNQKAINRDHHAAALLQQAGYQVDALDSGCCGMAGSFGYEEEHYDLSKAIGSILFEQVDESPGDQVVAPGASCRTQLGDRYESGGERPPHPIEKVRDALA; via the coding sequence ATGGGCATACAAGAAGGTGACACACCGATTCGACCGGCAGACCCACCGGGGACACCAGGAGACCACGCTCGCGACCCGGGCGCGACCGTCGCGGAGTACGTCGACCTCGCGTCGGACCTTCGGGGCGCAGTCGACGGCGACGTGCGCTTCGACGAGTACGCACAGATTCTCTACGCGACCGACGGGAGCATCTACCAGGCACGGCCGGCCGGCGTCGTGTATCCGAAAGACGTCGAGGACGTGCAGAACGCGGTGGAAGTGGCGACGGCCCACGAAGTCCCGCTCATGCCGCGGGGTGCCGGCTCCTCGCTGGGTGGACAGACCGTCGGTCCAGGCTGCGTCGTTCTGGACATGTCGCGGCACATGGACGGACTGCTCGACGTCGACCCGGACGCCCAGCGCGCCAGAATCCAGCCGGGTCTCGTCCAGGACGACCTCGACGACCGCCTGGCCGAGCACGGTCTGAAGTTCGCGCCGGACCCGGCATCGTCGAACCGCTCGACGGTCGGCGGCGGCATCGGGAACAACTCCACCGGCGCACACTCGGTGCGCTACGGTATCACCGACGCCTACACCGAGGAGGTCAAGGCGGTCCTCTCGGACGGGTCGATGCTGCACGCGCGGCCGGTCGTCCTCGACAGCGACGAGTACGAGGACATCGTCTCCAAGGACGACCGCGAGGCGGAAATCTACGAGACGGTCCGCGCACTCGTCGAGGAAAACGAGGAGGAAATCGAGGCGCGCTACCCCGAACTCAAACGCCGCGTCAGCGGCTACAACCTCGACCGCGTCGTCTACGAGAACGACGAGGGCGAGGAGGTCATCAACCTCGCGAAACTCTACGTCGGTTCGGAGGGTACTCTCGGCGTCATGGTCGAGGCCACCGTCGGCCTCGTGACCGTCCCCGAGAAGACGGCGCTCGCGCTGTACTGCTTCGACGACCTCGTGGACGCGATGGAGGCCGTTCCGGAGGCCCTGGAGTTCGACGTGAGTGCAGTCGAGTTGATGGACGACGAGGTGTTCCGCCTGGCGCTGGAGTCCGACGGCTACGCCGAGTACGCGGAACCGATTCCCGACGGCGCGGCTGCGGCGCTCATGCTGGAGTACGACTCCGAACTCCACGACGACTTCGAGGCGGCCATCGCCGAGACGAACGACTACTTCGTCGACAACGGCGACGCCTTCGACGTGCTCGAGGCCTACACCGAGGAGGATCAGGCCGACATGTGGAAGCTCCGGAAGGCCGCGATTCCGCTCCTGATGAGCCTGGAGGGCGACCCCAAGCCGTACCCGTTCATCGAGGACGCGACGGTGCCGCCGGAGGAACTGGCCGAGTACGTCATGGAGTTCGAGGAGGTCCTGGAGGACCACGACACCTCCGCCGCCTACTTCGCACACGCCGGCAGCGGAACGCTGCACATCCGACCCATCCTCAACCTCAAGACGGAGAACGACATCGAGAAGATGCACTCCATCACCGAGGACGTGACCGACCTCGTGCTGGACCACCACGGCGCGTTCTCCGGCGAGCACGGCGACGGGATGGCGCGGACGGAGTTCAACCCCAAGATGTACGGCGAGGACCTCTGGGGAGCGTTCAAGGAGATAAAGACGACCTTCGACCCCGAGTGGGACATGCACCCGGGTAACGTCGTCTATCGCGAGAGCCCCGAGGACATCGGGCCCGACAACGACCGCGGCGTCGGTGCCGACAACCGCGAGAACCTGCGCTACGGGGCCGACTACCAGTCGCTGGAGCCCCAGACGACGCTCGACTTCGACGACGAGGGCGGCTTCTCGCACCTCGTGGAACTGTGCAACGGCTGTGGCACCTGCCGGCAGCACGGTTCGGACACGATGTGTCCGACCTTCCGCGCCTCGCGTGAGGAGATTCAGGCCACCCGCGGCCGCGCGAACATGCTCCGGGCGGCCATCAGCGGCGAACTCCCCGAGGAGGAAATCTACTCCGACCGCTTCCAGGAGGAGGTGCTCGACCTGTGTGTCGGCTGCAAGGGCTGCAAGTCCGACTGCCCCACCGGCGTCGACATGGCGAAACTCAAGGCCGAGGTCAAGCACAAGTACCACCAGGAGGAGGGTACCAGCCTGCGCTCGCGGCTGTTCGCCAACATCGACCTGGTCTCGCGGGTCGGCAGCATGCTCGCACCCGTCTCCAACTGGGCGCAGGAACTCCCCGGCTCCGACGCCATCGCGGAGAAACTGGGCATCGCCCCCGAGCGCTCGCTGCCCCACTTCGCCAGCACGACGCTCGAAGACTGGTTCGACGACCGCCGCACGACGGTCTCGGCGGAGTCGGCCGAGGACAAGGTCGTCCTGTTCCCGGACACCTACACGAACTACAGCTACCCCGAGCCCGGGAAGGCGGCCGTCGAGGTGCTGGAAGCCGCCGGCATCCACGTCGAGATTCCCGAGGACGCGGTGCCGACCGGCCGCGCGGCGTTCTCGATGGGCAAACTCGACAGGGCCCACGACCGCGCGAAGCGCAACGTCCAGGTGCTGCTACCGTACATCGAGGACGGCTACTCGGTCGTGTTCGTCGAGCCATCCGACGCCGTGATGCTCCAGGACGAGTACCTCGACCTGCTCGACGGCAAGGCCGCAGAACGCGTCGGGGCCAACGCCTACGGCGTCAGCGAGTACCTGCACACCCACCGCGTGTACGACGAACTCACCTTCGCCGACACCGGCGAGTTCCTGACCTACCACGGCCACTGCAACCAGAAGGCCATCAACCGCGACCACCACGCCGCCGCACTGCTCCAGCAGGCGGGCTACCAGGTGGACGCGCTCGACTCCGGGTGCTGTGGCATGGCCGGCAGCTTCGGCTACGAGGAGGAACACTACGACCTCTCGAAGGCCATCGGCTCCATCCTCTTCGAACAGGTCGACGAGAGTCCGGGCGACCAGGTCGTCGCGCCCGGCGCGTCCTGTCGGACGCAACTCGGCGACCGCTACGAGAGCGGCGGTGAGCGGCCACCCCACCCAATCGAGAAGGTCCGCGACGCGCTCGCCTGA
- the sod gene encoding superoxide dismutase: MPEHSEPELPPLPYDYDALEPHISEQVLTWHHDTHHQGYVNGLEAAEETLAENRESGDFGSSAGAMGNVTHNGCGHYLHTLFWENMDPNGGGEPEGDLRDRIEEDFGSYEGWKGEFEAAASAAGGWALLVYDPVAKQLRNVPVDKHDQGALWGSHPVLALDVWEHSYYYDYGPARGDFIEAFFEVVDWDKAEAEYQKSVEHFE, encoded by the coding sequence ATGCCTGAACATTCAGAACCCGAACTACCACCGCTCCCGTACGACTACGACGCCCTCGAACCGCACATCTCCGAGCAGGTCCTGACCTGGCACCACGACACGCACCACCAGGGCTACGTAAACGGCCTCGAAGCGGCCGAGGAGACACTGGCGGAGAACCGCGAGAGCGGCGACTTCGGCTCCAGCGCCGGCGCGATGGGCAACGTCACCCACAACGGCTGTGGGCACTATCTCCACACGCTGTTCTGGGAGAACATGGACCCCAACGGCGGCGGCGAACCCGAAGGTGACCTCCGCGACCGCATCGAGGAGGACTTCGGTTCCTACGAAGGCTGGAAGGGCGAGTTCGAGGCAGCAGCCTCGGCCGCCGGTGGCTGGGCGCTGCTCGTCTACGACCCGGTCGCCAAGCAGCTCCGCAACGTGCCGGTCGACAAGCACGACCAGGGCGCACTCTGGGGCTCGCACCCCGTCCTCGCGCTGGACGTCTGGGAACACTCCTACTACTACGACTACGGACCGGCCCGCGGCGACTTCATCGAGGCGTTCTTCGAGGTCGTCGACTGGGACAAGGCCGAAGCGGAGTACCAGAAGTCGGTCGAGCACTTCGAGTAA